The following proteins are co-located in the Phycisphaerae bacterium genome:
- a CDS encoding S8 family serine peptidase — protein MVRRFLKLAAVALLFSTALVVAAAVQPAALDFIGLYNLGDIDPNLTGKGLSIGLVCRSDTYVDSKPQNDYRPDISHKCFEGLKVNFYDDRYGQPGTSSHSTAIASILAGLDANAFYQPIGDFSYRSAAPDAQLNVYEFWHFITDYVYPSRWPKEDLLTISLGWSCEAWWTRGIDNMAENFGLLVVASIGNGKSSYDLPLYPAAGANILAVGVVDSNASLADFGVPDANRSSAGPTLDGRCKPDIVAPGNCLVAVADTNSLYRPSGDYSSFAAPVVAGVASMLMQKAKQEPDLQLAASPFAGNCVMKSILMTSAKKLAGWHKGFADSNDDSEYPLDFRQGAGLVDGLAAYNVLTAGMRRDGDVNTAGWDINIIEPNYIVEKVYRFQTGPAAKSRLTATLAWNRIYENRYPFNLQLSLFSNLQLQLWAIDGEGRSELVDYSDSPVDNVEHLYVSLDPDTVYELVVSCSLGSQLPDSFTSYGLSWRLAGENSEK, from the coding sequence TTGGTTCGCAGATTTTTAAAATTGGCAGCAGTTGCATTGTTGTTTTCTACGGCTTTGGTTGTCGCGGCAGCCGTTCAGCCGGCCGCTCTCGATTTTATCGGGTTGTACAACCTCGGCGATATAGACCCTAATCTTACGGGCAAAGGTCTGAGCATCGGCCTTGTCTGCAGAAGCGATACGTATGTGGATTCCAAACCTCAGAATGATTACAGGCCGGATATTTCTCATAAATGTTTTGAAGGCCTCAAGGTAAATTTTTACGATGACCGGTACGGCCAACCCGGCACTTCAAGTCACTCAACAGCTATCGCTTCGATTCTTGCCGGTTTAGACGCAAACGCATTTTATCAGCCGATTGGCGATTTTTCATACAGGTCCGCTGCTCCTGATGCGCAATTGAATGTCTATGAATTCTGGCATTTTATAACGGACTATGTTTACCCGAGTCGCTGGCCAAAAGAAGATTTGCTTACGATTAGTCTTGGCTGGTCTTGCGAAGCCTGGTGGACAAGGGGCATTGACAATATGGCCGAGAATTTCGGTCTTTTGGTAGTTGCTTCAATCGGCAATGGGAAGAGTTCTTATGATTTGCCGTTATACCCGGCGGCAGGTGCCAATATACTTGCCGTTGGTGTTGTCGATTCAAATGCTTCATTGGCCGATTTTGGCGTGCCTGATGCGAATCGTTCGAGCGCGGGCCCGACGCTTGACGGCCGCTGCAAGCCGGACATAGTTGCCCCGGGCAATTGTCTTGTTGCTGTAGCGGATACTAACAGCCTTTACAGACCCAGCGGCGATTATTCGAGTTTTGCTGCGCCGGTAGTAGCAGGCGTTGCTTCCATGCTTATGCAAAAAGCTAAACAGGAGCCTGATTTGCAGCTTGCCGCCTCTCCTTTTGCGGGCAATTGTGTAATGAAATCTATTTTAATGACCAGTGCGAAAAAGCTCGCCGGCTGGCACAAGGGTTTCGCTGACAGTAACGACGATTCTGAATATCCGCTCGATTTCAGACAGGGAGCCGGGCTGGTGGACGGCCTTGCCGCCTATAATGTTCTTACCGCGGGCATGCGGCGTGACGGCGATGTGAATACCGCAGGCTGGGACATCAATATTATTGAGCCTAATTATATCGTCGAAAAAGTTTACAGATTCCAGACCGGCCCCGCCGCAAAAAGCCGGTTGACCGCGACTCTTGCCTGGAACAGAATTTATGAAAACCGGTATCCCTTTAATCTTCAGTTGAGCTTATTCAGCAATTTACAGCTTCAGTTATGGGCCATTGACGGCGAAGGCAGGTCTGAACTTGTCGATTACAGCGATAGTCCCGTTGATAATGTTGAGCATCTTTATGTTTCCCTTGACCCTGATACCGTGTATGAACTTGTTGTTTCCTGCAGCCTCGGTTCTCAGCTTCCGGATAGTTTTACCTCTTACGGCCTTTCCTGGCGGCTTGCCGGCGAAAATTCCGAAAAATAA
- the pyrR gene encoding bifunctional pyr operon transcriptional regulator/uracil phosphoribosyltransferase PyrR — MEILLSSDKIADCITNLANEIISKATRDNQIVVIGVRSRGEILAKRLAEVLSKKLKNKTPCGTLDITLYRDDINNPQGESQPVVRSTEIGFNIDDKIIILVDDVLYTGRSARAAMDALIDLGRPKAIRLAVLVERAGREFPIHADFAGLKVDLPADKSVQVNFVESDGKDRVIVI; from the coding sequence ATGGAAATTCTTTTAAGCTCCGATAAAATCGCTGATTGCATTACAAATCTGGCCAATGAGATTATCTCAAAGGCGACCAGAGACAACCAGATTGTTGTTATCGGTGTCAGAAGCAGAGGAGAGATTCTTGCCAAGCGTCTTGCCGAGGTACTATCCAAAAAACTCAAAAATAAAACCCCCTGCGGCACTTTAGACATAACCCTTTACCGCGACGACATTAATAATCCCCAGGGCGAAAGCCAGCCTGTCGTAAGAAGCACAGAAATAGGTTTTAATATAGATGATAAAATAATAATCCTCGTAGATGATGTTCTATATACAGGCAGAAGCGCCCGCGCGGCAATGGACGCTCTGATTGACCTGGGCAGACCAAAAGCAATAAGACTTGCCGTGCTGGTCGAAAGAGCCGGCAGAGAATTCCCCATACACGCGGATTTTGCCGGTCTTAAAGTCGACCTGCCTGCAGATAAGTCCGTACAGGTTAATTTCGTGGAATCCGACGGCAAAGACAGAGTAATCGTAATATGA
- a CDS encoding aspartate carbamoyltransferase catalytic subunit: MSKKEFIWNRKHLIGLRELSREEIEYILDTAQGFEQVSTRSIKKAPTLRGKVVVNLFFEDSTRTRNSFTLAANRLSADVIEFTQKSSSVSKGETLLDTARNLEAMGIDIVVIRHSAGGAPKFLSRNINACVVNAGDGYCEHPTQGLLDTFTIRKIKGSLEGLKIAIVGDIAHSRVARSDIYAMTKLGAEVTLVGPPTLMPAKVSQLPVQVSYSLDAVIGQVDVINMLRIQFERMGTNPFPSIKEYSHYFGLTVERMKKAKKDILVMHPGPINRGVEIESEVADGTNSVILQQVTNGLAVRMAVLFLVNQAAMAKE, from the coding sequence ATGAGCAAAAAAGAATTTATATGGAATCGCAAACACCTTATCGGGCTGCGGGAGCTGAGCAGAGAGGAAATCGAATATATTCTCGACACCGCTCAGGGCTTCGAGCAGGTAAGTACGAGAAGCATTAAAAAGGCCCCTACTCTTCGCGGCAAGGTAGTAGTCAACCTGTTCTTCGAAGACAGTACAAGAACCCGAAACAGTTTCACACTGGCGGCCAACAGATTGAGCGCGGACGTCATAGAGTTCACACAGAAAAGCAGCAGCGTAAGCAAGGGCGAAACGCTTCTGGATACCGCAAGGAACCTCGAAGCGATGGGAATCGACATCGTTGTGATAAGACACAGCGCAGGAGGCGCACCGAAATTTCTAAGCAGAAATATCAACGCCTGCGTTGTCAACGCCGGCGACGGATATTGCGAACATCCGACACAGGGACTGCTGGATACTTTTACGATAAGAAAAATAAAAGGCTCACTGGAAGGACTTAAAATCGCAATCGTGGGCGACATCGCTCATTCGCGGGTTGCAAGAAGCGATATATACGCGATGACAAAACTCGGCGCCGAAGTAACTCTTGTCGGCCCGCCTACTCTTATGCCGGCAAAGGTCAGCCAGCTTCCGGTACAGGTAAGCTATTCGCTGGACGCGGTTATCGGGCAGGTAGATGTAATCAATATGCTGCGAATACAATTCGAAAGAATGGGAACAAATCCGTTTCCATCAATAAAAGAATACTCTCACTATTTCGGTCTGACGGTCGAGAGAATGAAAAAAGCGAAAAAAGACATCCTCGTTATGCACCCGGGTCCGATTAACAGAGGCGTGGAAATAGAAAGCGAAGTAGCCGACGGTACGAACAGCGTAATCCTGCAGCAGGTAACCAACGGCCTTGCGGTGAGAATGGCGGTGCTGTTCCTTGTTAATCAGGCGGCAATGGCAAAAGAATAA